Proteins encoded by one window of Megachile rotundata isolate GNS110a chromosome 10, iyMegRotu1, whole genome shotgun sequence:
- the Sptz gene encoding zinc finger FYVE-type containing 26 spastizin isoform X4 yields the protein MSGEIEMLEISKYISSKLWYTSLIISQENNKYKHLLPQCNNDTVDFIEPRTLITNLIHTQNENEHQWIIYTLLQRLIDNTTLDIKCIEKQQSYIQRLHALSLCKNLTKHSQQELLMLLKYDLEQQSLKVFKENDNEYFMLLKQNICNNPIIVCWIFNELILIYSNTSSDIVYTLQDLYFSLIKELLELKLFKQNAFGCVLCIISKMNIIKLDMDLLSTLLFPALLKTCNIQDIESALYSRTNKTFFNKWCIFLNETYAQSKVVNNLNNALKIQEQLFHFISSSSPLINKSKLIERVANMKLHWVIDILDICYTLITYGKYDDISSILSCKLINIFWPVLLFKVLNEYSQKEIPLNGNEENYESVFNSINFLTLKYDFNALCDSSLNELKITLKKDIKILQYILNWMKENIDIKDSNQVQEITELIDFQQKGSIKWIFNLLQYFSTLSVLKMTTNIHEDHDKITTLLEDLSESKNIFYAYCSILNALKAILLCDTYNLRQSTIANYFSNMQHYVQMLHPLSLRIQVIENIFCLLFLQHKDFDHIPKSNEKNNISVFPEQSKFENKWIRQPLETFVCNKYAVRDVLFHLKNIISATETEYTKMKEENECTDEIEQIQKHISFINLAVTDAKWRLELYTNAQFTENTDIEETDKSFTNKSETKLLSERKLNHLKENILFYQENSITDDTKVKSNSSSESEPIHTNTKRRKRSKNTATTIDNIVIKDINRKPLFINCLLATKESLIIRCLWMNNYVKAQNIIETSDIKGTQLNGEVEFSKALHTFKRNLNKEDHTLNDKTHSTETLQPSMLENIRLVMQEGIQSFRHTSQLETFLASQEINLRMLSIGILSNNEILTLCALDVALTMSQIYLISYNLCEVAMKYLKLCKTLDNTEYAHFFFTLHQLLSENNEELSIENILCDAKNALSVKEYKKRDDFWNEIMNKHLEFKKSQANKNTINKILKDSNYLPGLKVLSKVAAISCGTKKYMQNVCSHLQLLHSIVPTEHTILTVSDLLKVPLHYCFGYQIFELKIEPHKLEPIAHNLQVNLAHSILTNVYPKFFYEKDVNYINIRKENGCIILNKATYNSDVSYKIQGPNQCVSEILTEFLQILYNLNLGQSHLSHDICRTISKHPDIQNVLKKTSRLVSLDLSELSVEDDTLTFLLNTWNLMYLHATLTVWANYPPFNSLQHAISLMSIGYLIGDLGLVTLAALRSKLLDNIILDKNLFIPVEELNEQAWQDLDITYNSVHPTVFFMMANEFYGTPCIKVCKAESLNKDLISAFHEYLDYYSLRSEKSIQNIETQITILLPEIVKRYQNFIAQNQKSDLQDGSNNDNLFSINNYFKSDKDILVQYMPSSYSYSILLNYLNGPIIHPQKQTNQYKAVWKTHTIRPSLLQYLESQCWIISYLLQRIQNENPTILENSCDNLKRTACLENLLGSSWIEEMKSLFENNPTLTAILEIISTKRLWSHFESMLNENKWNACLKLVNALPSHLTLSTELQYFKDKVIGYIVSKKSSTSDVGTLQCLYQIKDVYALSQTVLYNINKWHITVCEQALLYAVYHIDNDKLPAHCKLQLNEILNRVLIFHKMLPYCETQSDESWYDIVYCTDKIDPLHIIKSLMNADKFELCLEWMECQAFSLELHPIMTEEFLIGLLKSESQNFKQTLKFLQTLPLDQSIKLCKIILKKLESIDSLQFICNYLLQYCKATETIKYRRTLLGIDILSVLEVQERPLYIHLIKEPLLMLEQLLMNCKFENIQKILNKIQNKLEQVNISRNNFDEIIRFYAKKSLDCRVSLQCDIVETRSRNVQCSASESENTEFVMPLLVPTKEEWVPNDKARKCSCCKNVIFSMFNRRHHCRRCGRVICATCSQHRMQISGYPPSVLVRVCDDCKRQTALQAHVLQGTSSTPNSEVFDYWRLTRNQKHNETIREEFSFEYAPNISLCLAILNLHSDHKTYTSFLLDCCDEMKHLLQPVNGKINPEVDHVVIIKMIRSLLIAAKVKCAKLGLNAGLVHCDRFLSQVDLITSLVQSDCLHLIPSDDLHKRRLRKLRDLLIEKEQWTIALDIIIYRG from the exons ATGTCAGGCGAAATAGAAATGTTagaaataagtaaatatatttCGTCGAAATTATGGTATACATCTCTTATCATTTcccaagaaaataataaatataaacatctTCTGCCTCAGTGTAATAATGACACTGTGGATTTCATTGAGCCCAGaactttaattacaaatttaat CCACACGCAGAATGAAAATGAACATCAATGGATTATTTACACATTATTACAGAGACTTATTGACAATACTACTTTAGATATTAAATGTATTGAAAAGCAACAAAGTTACATACAACGATTACATGCTTTGTCTTTatgcaaaaatttaacaaaacatTCACAACAG gaattattaatgttattaaaatatgacTTAGAGCAACAGAGTTTAAAAGTTTTTAAGGAAAATGATAACGAATATTTCATGCTTTTGAAgcaaaatatatgtaataatccAATTATTGTATGTTGGATCTTcaatgaattaatattaatctattcTAACACATCAAGTGACATTGTTTATACCTTAcaagatttatatttttctctTATAAAAGAattgttagaattaaaattatttaaacaaaatgctTTTGGATGTGTATTGTGTATTATatcaaaaatgaatataatcaaGCTTGATATGGATTTATTATCCACGTTGCTTTTTCCTGCATTATTGAAAACATGTAATATTCAAGATATTGAATCTGCATTATATTCAAGGACAaacaaaacattttttaacaagTGGTGTATCTTCCTTAATGAAACTTATGCACAGTCCAAAGTtgttaacaatttaaataatgcattgaaaattcaagaacaattatttcattttattagttCATCTAGTCCacttataaataaaagtaaacttATAGAAAGAGTGGCTAATATGAAACTACACTGGGTTATAGATATTTTG gaTATTTGTTATACTTTAATAACATATGGAAAATATGATGACATTTCATCCATACTGtcctgtaaattaataaatattttttggccTGTTTTGCTATTCAAAGTTCTAAATGAATATTCACAGAAAGAAATCCCTTTGAATGGGAATGAAGAAAATTATGAATCTgtatttaattcaattaattttttaacattaaaatatgatttcaatGCATTATGTGATTCTTCACTAAATGAATTGAAAATTACTttgaaaaaagatataaaaattttacaatatatcTTGAATTGGATGAAAGAAAATATTGACATAAAAGATTCTAATCAAGTTCAGGAAATAACAGAATTGATTGACTTTCAACAAAAAGGTTCTATTAAGTGGATATTCAACCTTCTACAATATTTTAGTACCCTATCAGTGTTGAAAATGACTACAAATATACATGAAGATCACGATAAAATTACAACTTTATTAGAAGATCTTTctgaatctaaaaatattttttatgcatACTGCAGTATATTAAATGCTCTGAAAGCTATTTTATTATGTGATACTTATAATTTAAGGCAATCTACTATTGCAAATTACTTTTCTAACATGCAACATTATGTACAAATGTTACATCCACTTAGTTTGCGCATTCaagtaatagaaaatatattttgtttactTTTTTTACAACATAAAGATTTTGATCATATTCCAAAGAGTAATGAGAAGAACAATATAAGTGTTTTTCCTGAacaatcaaaatttgaaaataaatggaTAAGACAACCTTTAGAAACCtttgtttgtaataaatatgcAGTAAGAGATGTACtatttcatttgaaaaatattatatcagCTACAGAAACTgaatatacaaaaatgaaagaagaaaatgaaTGTACAGACGAAATAGAACAGATTCAAAAACATATTTCTTTCATTAATCTAGCAGTAACTGATGCAAAATGGAGATTGGAACTTTATACAAATGCACAGTTCACTGAAAACACTGATATTgaagaaacagacaaaagttttACAAATAAATCTGAAACCAAACTTTTGTCAGAAAGAAAGTTAAATCATCTTAAAgaaaatatacttttttatCAAGAAAACAGTATCACAGATGACACAAAAGTCAAGTCTAATAGCAGTTCTGAATCGGAACCAATACACACTAATACTAAGCGGCGAAAGCGTTCTAAAAACACAGCAACAACTATAGATAATATAGTAATAAAAGATATTAATCGTAAACCATTGTTCATAAATTGTTTATTGGCTACCAAAGAAAGCCTCATTATACGATGTTTGTGGATGAATAATTACGTAAAAGCCCAAAACATTATAGAG aCATCTGATATAAAAGGTACTCAATTAAATGGAGAAGTAGAATTTTCAAAAGCATTACATACATTTAAAAGGAATTTAAATAAAGAAGACCATACATTAAATGACAAAACCCACTCTACAGAAACTCTACAACCTTCCATGTTAGAG AATATAAGATTGGTTATGCAAGAAGGTATACAGTCATTTAGACACACTAGCCAACTTGAAACCTTTTTGGCATCTCAAGAAATTAATTTGCGAATgctgagtataggaattcttaGCAACAATGAAATATTAACATTATGTGCATTAGATGTGGCATTAACTATGAGTCAAATCTATCTTATTTCATACAATCTGTGTGAAGTtgcaatgaaatatttaaaattatgtaaaacacTTGACAATACAGAATATGCACATTTCTTTTTTACACTTCATCAGTTACTATctgaaaataatgaagaattatctatagaaaatatattatgCGATGCAAAAAATGCATTATCTGTAAAGGAATACAAAAAAAGAGATGATTTTTGGAATGAAATTATGAATAAACACCTCGAATTCAAAAAATCGCAGGcaaacaaaaacacaatcaataaaattttgaaagataGTAATTATTTGCCCGGTTTAAAGGTGCTTAGCAAGGTAGCTGCTATTTCTTGTGGAACTAAGAAATACATGCAAAATGTATGTTCTCATTTGCAACTCTTGCACTCGATCGTTCCTACTGAACATACTATACTTACAGTTTCTGATTTATTAAAAGTTCCATTACATTATTGTTTTGGTtatcaaatatttgaacttAAAATTGAACCACATAAACTTGAACCAATTGCTCACAATTTACAAGTTAATTTAGCCCATAGTATTCTTACAAATGTTTATCCTAAATTCTTTTATGAGAAAgatgtaaattatattaatattagaaaagaaaatggatgtattattttaaataaagctACATATAATTCG gatgtaagttataaaattcaagGACCAAATCAGTGTGTTTCGGAAATATTAACCgagtttttacaaattttgtataatttaaatttaggtCAGTCTCACTTGAGTCACGACATTTGTAGAACTATTTCTAAGCATCCTGATATTCAAAATGTGTTAAAAAAGACATCTCGTCTTGTGAGTTTGGACCTAAGTGAATTATCTGTAGAAGATGACACACTTACTTTCCTTTTAAATACATGGAATCTAATGTATCTACATGCTACTTTAACTGTCTGGGCAAATTATCCTCCTTTCAATAGTTTGCAGCATGCTATTTCGTTGATGTCTATTGGTTACTTAATCGGTGATTTAGGCCTTGTAACCCTTGCTGCACTTAGATCAAAGTTATTAGACAATATTATATTGGATAAGAACCTTTTTATACCAGTTGAAGAACTTAATGAACAAGCATGGCAAGATTTGGATATTACATACAATAGTGTTCATCCAACAGTGTTTTTTATGATGGCTAATGAGTTttatggaacaccctgtatcaAA GTATGTAAGGCCGAATCATTAAACAAGGATTTAATTAGTGCTTTCCACGAATATCTTGATTATTATTCATTAAGATCTGAGAAATCTATACAGAACATAGAAACTCAAATAACAATTCTATTACCTGAAATTGTAAAACGGTATCAAAATTTTATAGCTCAAAATCAGAAAAGTGATTTGCAGGATGGTAGTAATAACGACAACttgttttcaataaataattattttaaatctgATAAAGACATACTTGTGCAATATATGCCATCTTCCTATTCGTATAGTATactattgaattatttaaatggtCCTATTATACATCCTCAGAAGCAAACTAATCAATATAAGGCTGTTTGGAAAACTCATACTATAAGGCCAAGTTTATTACAATATTTGGAAAGTCAATGTTGGATCATTTCCTATCTTTTACAAAGGATACAAAATGAAAATCCAACTATTTTAGAAAACAGTTGTGATAATTTGAAACGCACTGCATGTCTTGAAAATCTCTTGGGTTCATCTTGGATAGAAGAAATGAAatcattatttgaaaataatccaaCTCTCACAGCCATTCTTGAAATAATATCAACAAAGCGATTGTGGTCCCATTTTGAATCTatgttaaatgaaaataaatggaaTGCTTGTTTAAAACTTGTAAATGCTTTGCCAAGTCATTTGACTCTAAGTACAGAGTTGCAATATTTTAAAGATAAAGTTATTGGTTATATCGTTTCCAAAAAAAGTAGCACATCAGATGTGGGAACATTACAATGTTTGTACCAAATTAAAGATGTGTATGCATTAAGTCAAACAGTATTGTATAATATCAATAAGTGGCATATAACAGTTTGTGAACAAGCTTTGCTTTATGCAGTGTATCATATAGATAATGATAAATTACCTGCACACTGTAAACTTCaattgaatgaaattttaaacagagtacttatttttcataaaatgctTCCATACTGTGAAACTCAATCTGATGAAAGTTGGTATGACATTGTTTACTGTACAGACAAAATTGATCCATTGCATATTATCAAATCACTAATGAATGCAGACAAatttgaattgtgcttagaatGGATGGAATGTCAAGCATTTTCTTTAGAGTTGCATCCTATTATGACGGAAGAGTTTTTAATTGGTCTTTTAAAAagtgaatctcaaaattttaaacaaactttgaag TTTCTTCAAACATTACCTTTGGATCAATCAATTAAACTATGCAAGATCATACTAAAAAAGTTAGAATCCATTGATTCACTGCAGTTTATTTGTaactatttattacaatattgtaAAGCAACAGAAACTATAAAATATCGAAGAACTTTATTAGGAATTGATATTTTAAGTGTGTTAGAAGTTCAAGAGAGGCCACTATACATTCATCTTATAAAAGAACCATTGTTAATGTTAGAACAATTACTCATGAAttgtaaattcgaaaatattcaaaaaatattaaacaaaattcaaaataaattagaacaagtaaatatttcaagaaataaCTTTGACGAGATTATAAGATTTTATGCTAAAAAATCGCTAGATTGTCGTGTTTCTTTACAATGTGACATAGTTGAAACCAGATCAAGAAATGTACAATGTTCTGCTTCAGAATCTGAAAATACTGAATTTGTTATGCCTCTATTAGTTCCTACCAAAGAAGAATGGGTACCTAATGATAAG gccagaaaatgCAGTTGCTGCAAAAACGTTATATTTTCAATGTTTAACAGAAGACATCACTGTCGAAGATGCGGTCGTGTTATTTGTGCAACATGTTCCCAACATCGTATGCAAATTTCCGGTTATCCACCTTCTGTACTTGTACGTGTTTGTGACGATTGTAAACGGCAAACTGCTCTACAAGCACATGTTCTTCAAGGAACATCATCCACTCCAAATAGCGAGGTATTTGATTATTGGCGGCTAACAAGAAACCAAAAACATAATGAAACTATCAGGGAAGAATTTTCATTTGAATATGCGCCAAACATTTCTTTATGTTTGGCTATTCTTAACTTACATTCTGACCATAAAACGTACACtag TTTTTTATTAGATTGTTGCGATGAAATGAAGCATCTTTTGCAACCCGTTAACGGAAAAATAAATCCTGAAGTGGATCACGTTGTAATCATCAAAATGATACGTTCTCTCTTGATTGCTGCAAAGGTTAAATGCGCTAAATTGGGCCTCAATGCTGGATTAGTACATTGCGACAGATTTTTGTCACAAGTAGATCTTATCACGAGTCTTGTGCAATCTGATTGTTTGCATCTTATACCATCTGATGATTTACATAAACGAAGATTAAGGAAATTAAGAGATCTTCTAATCGAAAAAGAACAATGGACTATTGCTTTGGAT ATTATAATTTACCGCGGCTAA